One window of Microbacterium sp. Root61 genomic DNA carries:
- a CDS encoding EamA family transporter: MLSAVLALVGALIYGSADFLGGLAAKRLRSIIVTSVAAASGFVLLACLYPFIGGAWSATDVAWGALSGLFGVGAIVLLYACLAIGPMSILSPLTAVVSAIAPMLWGLTVNGETLSGLGYAGLAVALVAVVLVGFIPGEKVVRPRTSGLVMAVGAGICIGGFLIVIDQTSAQSGLVPLVVNRATSTVITAAVIAVLAGVAVRRGQAAASVLEVSGNGVGAMPSGHADLEHAQHLPTTITSTLTRSRAWWLAITCGAVDAIANVALLLALRAGELSIVSALTALYPAGTILLAAIVLRERIAAVQWVGLALAVAAGVMLAVG, encoded by the coding sequence ATGCTCTCCGCAGTTCTCGCGCTCGTCGGCGCCCTCATCTACGGATCCGCCGACTTCTTGGGTGGTCTCGCCGCCAAGCGGCTGCGCTCCATCATCGTGACCTCGGTGGCCGCCGCTTCCGGATTCGTTCTGCTCGCCTGCCTGTACCCGTTCATCGGCGGCGCCTGGAGTGCGACGGATGTCGCGTGGGGTGCGTTGTCGGGACTGTTCGGCGTCGGCGCGATCGTGCTGCTGTACGCCTGCCTGGCTATCGGCCCGATGAGCATCCTGTCGCCGCTGACGGCGGTCGTCTCGGCGATCGCGCCGATGCTGTGGGGGCTGACGGTCAACGGCGAGACGCTGTCGGGGCTGGGCTACGCCGGTCTGGCCGTTGCGCTCGTCGCGGTGGTGCTCGTCGGATTCATCCCGGGCGAGAAGGTGGTCAGACCCCGCACCAGCGGCCTTGTGATGGCCGTGGGCGCGGGTATCTGCATCGGCGGGTTCCTGATCGTCATCGACCAGACGAGCGCGCAGAGCGGGCTCGTGCCGCTCGTGGTCAACCGGGCCACCAGCACCGTCATCACGGCCGCGGTCATCGCCGTTCTCGCCGGCGTCGCCGTCCGTCGCGGTCAGGCCGCGGCATCCGTCCTCGAGGTCTCGGGCAACGGCGTCGGCGCCATGCCTTCCGGACACGCCGACCTGGAGCACGCGCAGCACCTCCCGACCACGATCACCTCGACCTTGACGCGGTCGCGCGCCTGGTGGCTCGCGATCACGTGCGGTGCGGTGGATGCGATCGCGAATGTGGCGCTGCTGCTCGCACTGCGCGCCGGCGAGCTCTCGATCGTCTCGGCCCTGACCGCGCTCTACCCGGCCGGGACGATCCTGCTGGCGGCGATCGTGCTGCGCGAGCGCATCGCCGCGGTGCAGTGGGTCGGTCTGGCGCTGGCGGTCGCGGCCGGTGTGATGCTCGCCGTCGGCTGA
- a CDS encoding isochorismatase family protein, with translation MTKALFIVDVQNDFTEGGALGVAGGDAVAEGITRYLGAHAAEYALIVASRDWHDADGDNGGHFAAGEPDFVDTWPVHCVAGTAGAEYDPGLDMTAITHHLKKGQGVPAYSLFEGVTDEGETVAQLLEAHGVIDVDVVGLATDYCVRASAFDAIDHGRHVRVFTDLIAGVAEASSAATLAELAHAGAELVDSGV, from the coding sequence ATGACCAAGGCGCTGTTCATCGTCGACGTCCAGAACGACTTCACCGAAGGCGGTGCGCTCGGCGTGGCCGGTGGCGATGCCGTCGCCGAGGGGATCACCCGGTACCTCGGCGCGCACGCCGCCGAGTACGCGCTGATCGTCGCCTCGCGCGACTGGCACGATGCCGACGGCGACAACGGGGGACACTTCGCCGCCGGTGAGCCCGACTTCGTCGACACCTGGCCGGTGCACTGCGTGGCGGGGACGGCGGGAGCCGAGTACGACCCCGGACTGGATATGACCGCGATCACCCACCACCTCAAGAAGGGGCAGGGCGTGCCCGCCTACTCGCTCTTCGAGGGCGTCACCGACGAGGGCGAGACGGTCGCGCAGCTGCTCGAGGCGCACGGGGTGATCGATGTGGATGTCGTGGGGCTGGCGACCGACTACTGCGTGCGAGCCTCCGCGTTCGACGCCATCGACCACGGTCGGCACGTGCGTGTCTTCACCGACTTGATCGCCGGTGTGGCGGAGGCCTCCAGCGCGGCTACGCTCGCCGAACTCGCGCACGCCGGTGCGGAGCTCGTCGACTCCGGTGTCTGA
- a CDS encoding DNA polymerase III subunit delta' yields the protein MDAVATLPWADVWGQDEAVATLQAAAADPAGMTHAWLITGPPGSGRSTLAAAFAAALIAEPGDENGMRQVLAGVHPDLTALRTEGVIISIKDARALVERSYFSPSLGRYRVIIMEDADRMVERTSNVLLKALEEPPERTVWILCAPSEADLLPTIRSRVRVLRLREPDVDDVARLISQRTGVNLAIAEQSARHAQRHIGMAQRLATDDAARARRDDTLRGVLSVRGVGDAVEVAGRVVQAATEDAKTLTAERDELERATLLRTVGIAEGAAVPPAVRSQLSALEDEQKRRATRSLRDGIDRVLTDLQSMFRDVVLLQFGRDTDLINRELESDLRALAAAWSPQRTMTVLDQIAATRRNLEQNVAPTLALESMLVTVASGRIP from the coding sequence ATGGATGCTGTCGCGACGCTGCCTTGGGCGGACGTCTGGGGACAGGACGAGGCTGTCGCGACGCTGCAAGCGGCGGCGGCAGACCCCGCCGGGATGACGCATGCCTGGCTGATCACCGGTCCGCCCGGATCAGGACGCTCCACCCTGGCCGCCGCGTTCGCCGCGGCGCTGATCGCCGAGCCGGGCGACGAGAACGGCATGCGCCAGGTGCTGGCCGGCGTGCATCCCGACCTCACCGCGCTGCGCACCGAGGGTGTGATCATCTCGATCAAGGACGCGCGAGCCCTCGTCGAGCGCTCCTACTTCTCTCCATCGCTCGGCCGCTACCGCGTCATCATCATGGAGGACGCCGACCGCATGGTGGAGCGCACCTCGAACGTGCTCCTCAAGGCGCTTGAAGAGCCTCCGGAGCGCACGGTGTGGATCCTCTGCGCGCCGAGCGAGGCCGACCTGCTGCCGACGATCCGCTCCCGGGTGCGCGTGCTGCGCCTGCGCGAACCCGATGTCGACGACGTCGCCCGGCTGATCTCGCAGCGCACCGGCGTCAACCTCGCGATCGCCGAGCAGTCCGCGCGCCACGCCCAGCGTCACATCGGCATGGCACAGCGCCTGGCGACGGACGACGCGGCCCGTGCGCGCCGCGACGACACGTTGCGCGGGGTGCTGAGCGTCCGCGGTGTCGGCGATGCCGTCGAGGTCGCCGGCCGCGTCGTGCAGGCCGCGACCGAGGACGCCAAGACGCTCACGGCCGAGCGCGACGAGCTCGAGCGCGCCACGCTACTGCGCACGGTCGGCATCGCGGAGGGCGCGGCCGTGCCGCCCGCCGTCCGTTCGCAGCTCTCGGCCCTGGAGGACGAGCAGAAGCGCCGCGCGACCCGCAGCCTGCGCGACGGCATCGACCGGGTGCTCACCGACCTGCAGTCGATGTTCCGCGACGTCGTGCTGCTGCAGTTCGGCCGCGACACGGATCTGATCAACCGTGAGCTGGAGAGCGACCTGCGTGCGCTGGCGGCGGCCTGGTCGCCGCAGCGCACCATGACCGTGCTCGATCAGATCGCCGCGACCCGCCGCAATCTGGAACAGAATGTGGCGCCCACCCTCGCCCTCGAAAGCATGCTCGTGACTGTCGCGAGCGGGAGGATCCCGTGA
- the topA gene encoding type I DNA topoisomerase: MPKEPQGKKLVIVESPTKMKSIQGYLGDGYEVLSSVGHIRDLASKKDIPADKKASYGKYSIDVDNDFDPYYVVNDRKTKTVAELKRAVKDADEVLLATDEDREGEAIAWHLLEVLKPKVPVKRMVFHEITKDAIRAAAENTRELDLALVDAQETRRVLDRLYGWDVSPVLWRKVGSGREGAALSAGRVQSAATRMVVERERERMAFVSASYWDVEALAVKESDSFSTRLARVDGAALARGTDFDDRGQLKKAVLVLSEAEARELATAIEASGEASITALESKPGTRSPKAPFTTSTLQQEAGRKLSMSAKHAMSVAQRLYEKGFITYMRTDSTALSTQAVQAARAQAVALYGDRAVPANPRVYRNNAKNAQEAHEAIRPSGEDFRTPASVSAELDRDEQRMYDLIWKRTIASQMSDAKYETTTVTMAVDAGGRTAEFTASGTVYTFKGFLEAYEEGRDEKRGDADKTDDQSLPALAVGDVLAVRDIEPKGHATTPKPRYTEASLVKALEEKGIGRPSTFASIIDVILDRGYVTKRGQALVPSWLAFSVVRLLEEHFATLVDYDFTAALEDDLDAIARGEQKRGEWLRSFYYGSDDRVGLRNIVDNLGEIDARELNATPISEGVTLRFGKYGPYLEVVDPEAEPEAEPRRVNIPEDLAPDELTPEKARELIDAPVAGNRVLGENPENGKLIVVKDGRFGPYIEETLPEEPIAVDEATGEVVEAPKKRTTKAAAKKDAAPKPRTASLFKSMSVDTVDLDTALQLLSLPRVVGTDPESGEVITAQNGRYGPYLKKGTDSRSLDSESQIFDVTLEKALEIYALPKYGARRASSALAEFENDPVSGKPIRVRDGRFGAYVTDGETNVTIPRGQTVEDITFEIAVQMLADKRAKGPAPKRAAAKRTTTRKAPAKKSS, translated from the coding sequence GTGCCAAAGGAACCGCAGGGCAAGAAGCTCGTCATCGTCGAGTCTCCGACGAAGATGAAGTCCATCCAGGGCTACCTCGGCGACGGCTATGAGGTGCTGAGCTCCGTCGGGCACATCCGTGATCTCGCCAGTAAGAAGGACATCCCGGCCGACAAGAAGGCGTCCTACGGCAAGTACTCGATCGACGTCGACAACGACTTCGACCCGTACTACGTCGTCAACGACCGCAAGACCAAAACGGTCGCCGAGCTGAAGCGCGCCGTGAAGGATGCGGACGAAGTCCTGCTCGCGACTGATGAGGACCGCGAAGGCGAGGCCATCGCGTGGCACCTGCTCGAGGTGCTCAAGCCCAAGGTTCCGGTCAAGCGCATGGTCTTCCACGAGATCACCAAGGACGCGATCCGCGCCGCCGCCGAGAACACGCGCGAGCTTGATCTGGCCCTGGTCGACGCGCAGGAGACCCGCCGCGTCCTGGACCGCCTGTACGGCTGGGACGTCTCGCCCGTGCTGTGGCGCAAGGTCGGCAGCGGTCGCGAGGGCGCGGCGCTCAGCGCCGGCCGCGTGCAGTCCGCCGCGACGCGCATGGTCGTCGAGCGGGAGCGCGAGCGCATGGCGTTCGTCTCCGCGTCGTACTGGGATGTCGAGGCGCTCGCCGTCAAGGAATCCGACTCGTTCTCCACGCGCCTGGCGCGGGTGGATGGCGCAGCTTTGGCCCGCGGCACCGACTTCGACGACCGCGGTCAGCTGAAGAAGGCCGTGCTCGTCCTCTCCGAGGCCGAGGCCCGTGAACTCGCAACAGCGATCGAGGCCTCCGGCGAGGCATCCATCACGGCGCTCGAATCCAAGCCCGGCACTCGCAGCCCGAAGGCGCCCTTCACGACCTCCACGCTGCAGCAGGAGGCCGGCCGCAAGCTCTCGATGAGCGCCAAGCACGCGATGAGCGTCGCCCAGCGACTGTACGAGAAGGGGTTCATCACCTATATGCGTACGGACTCGACGGCCCTCAGCACGCAGGCCGTCCAGGCCGCGCGTGCGCAGGCCGTCGCGCTGTACGGCGACCGTGCGGTTCCGGCGAACCCGCGGGTATACCGCAACAACGCCAAGAACGCGCAGGAGGCGCACGAGGCGATCCGCCCCTCGGGCGAGGACTTCCGCACGCCCGCATCGGTCTCGGCCGAGCTGGACCGCGACGAGCAGCGCATGTACGACCTCATCTGGAAGCGCACCATCGCCAGCCAGATGTCGGACGCCAAGTACGAGACCACGACGGTCACCATGGCGGTGGATGCCGGGGGTCGCACCGCGGAGTTCACCGCGTCGGGCACCGTCTACACCTTCAAGGGCTTCCTCGAGGCGTACGAAGAGGGCCGCGATGAGAAGCGCGGCGACGCCGACAAGACCGACGATCAGTCGCTTCCGGCTCTCGCCGTCGGCGACGTGCTCGCGGTGCGGGACATCGAGCCGAAGGGTCACGCGACGACTCCGAAGCCGCGCTACACCGAGGCGAGCCTCGTCAAAGCGCTGGAGGAGAAGGGCATCGGCCGCCCGTCGACCTTCGCCAGCATCATCGACGTCATCCTGGACCGCGGCTACGTGACCAAGCGCGGTCAGGCTCTGGTGCCCAGCTGGCTCGCGTTCAGCGTCGTGCGGCTCCTCGAGGAGCACTTCGCGACGCTCGTCGACTACGACTTCACCGCCGCGCTCGAAGACGACCTCGATGCGATCGCCCGCGGAGAGCAGAAGCGCGGCGAATGGCTCCGCTCCTTCTACTACGGCTCGGATGACCGGGTCGGCCTGCGCAACATCGTCGACAACCTCGGCGAGATCGACGCGCGCGAGCTGAACGCCACGCCGATCTCCGAGGGCGTCACGCTGCGCTTCGGCAAGTACGGGCCCTACCTCGAGGTCGTCGACCCCGAAGCCGAGCCCGAGGCCGAACCGCGGCGCGTCAACATCCCCGAGGATCTCGCGCCCGACGAGCTGACGCCGGAGAAGGCGCGCGAGCTCATCGACGCTCCGGTCGCGGGCAACCGCGTGCTGGGCGAGAACCCCGAGAACGGCAAGCTGATCGTCGTCAAGGACGGCCGGTTCGGACCGTACATCGAGGAGACGCTCCCGGAGGAGCCCATCGCGGTCGACGAGGCCACCGGCGAGGTCGTGGAGGCGCCGAAGAAGCGCACGACGAAGGCGGCGGCGAAGAAGGATGCCGCGCCCAAGCCGCGCACCGCGTCGCTCTTCAAGTCGATGTCGGTCGACACCGTCGATCTCGACACCGCGCTGCAGCTGCTGTCGCTGCCGCGCGTGGTCGGCACCGATCCGGAGTCCGGCGAAGTGATCACCGCGCAGAACGGCCGCTACGGTCCGTACCTGAAGAAGGGCACCGACTCGCGCTCGCTCGATTCGGAATCGCAGATCTTCGACGTGACCCTCGAGAAGGCGCTCGAGATCTACGCACTGCCGAAGTACGGCGCACGCCGTGCCTCAAGCGCGCTCGCCGAGTTCGAGAACGACCCGGTCAGCGGCAAGCCGATCCGCGTGCGCGACGGGCGTTTCGGCGCCTATGTCACCGACGGCGAGACGAATGTGACGATCCCTCGCGGACAGACCGTCGAGGACATCACTTTCGAGATCGCGGTGCAGATGCTCGCCGACAAGCGTGCCAAGGGCCCGGCGCCCAAGCGTGCGGCCGCCAAGCGCACCACGACCCGCAAGGCGCCGGCGAAGAAGTCCTCGTGA
- a CDS encoding MMPL family transporter, giving the protein MPKDDRTRTTTRWVRIFIPALLVLLWVIGGSIGGPYFGKVSEVSTNDQSSFLPQSADATQVNEMLPEFTGGDTIPAVVVIAGDDALTEEQITALTAISADIAEIDGVSGDVSPPVISDDGEAAQIFVPVATDGEIREIVEEIAATLTAELPEGLEGWVTGPAGFTADLVSGFLGIDGLLLITALLAVFVILIIVYRSPLLPVLVLMTSLFALCVALLTVWWLAKAGIVVLNGQVQGILFILVIGAATDYALLYVARFKEAVADGATKWNSVTRAWRGAFEPILASGGTVIAGLLCLLLSDLATNRALGPIASIGIVFAMLSALTFLPALLALVGKAAFWPFVPKHPATPLPDDLTQPVTGFWAKQARLVARHPRRVWIITTLVLVAACVGVFQLKADGVPASDLVLGASEARDGQAVLAEHFPGGSGSPVYVIVADDQLVDAVGVLEESDGVESVAVISDDSPTGQASVAIEDGEPVFTAPGPPGGEAPEPTIVDGDVLLVGTLTDTADSVAAEDTVRDLRASLDEELGSGAALVGGVTATDIDTNDTSIRDRTLIIPVILLVILGILMLLLRSIVAPILLIVSTVISFGAALGVSALVFNHVFHFPGADPAVPLYGFVFLVALGVDYNIFLMSRVREEALVHGTRRGILRGLVSTGGVITSAGLVLAATFAALGVIPILFLAQIAFIVAFGVLLDTFIVRSLLVPALAYDIGPAIWWPSKLWRRGPERTDAAPAVAEPSTEGDAATDAAADPAMTRADYRRTLEE; this is encoded by the coding sequence ATGCCGAAGGACGATCGCACACGTACGACCACCCGCTGGGTTCGCATCTTCATCCCCGCGCTCCTCGTCCTGCTCTGGGTGATCGGCGGGTCGATCGGGGGGCCGTACTTCGGCAAGGTGAGCGAGGTCTCCACCAACGATCAGTCCTCGTTCCTGCCGCAGAGCGCCGACGCGACGCAGGTGAACGAGATGCTGCCCGAGTTCACCGGCGGCGACACCATCCCAGCCGTGGTCGTGATCGCCGGGGATGACGCATTGACCGAGGAGCAGATCACCGCGCTGACGGCGATCTCTGCGGATATCGCCGAGATCGACGGCGTATCGGGGGATGTATCACCGCCGGTGATCTCGGACGACGGCGAAGCGGCGCAGATCTTCGTGCCTGTGGCCACCGACGGAGAGATCCGCGAGATCGTCGAGGAGATCGCGGCCACGTTGACGGCAGAACTGCCCGAGGGGCTGGAGGGCTGGGTCACGGGTCCGGCGGGATTCACCGCAGACCTCGTCAGCGGCTTCCTCGGGATCGACGGACTGCTGCTGATCACCGCGCTGCTTGCCGTGTTCGTCATCCTGATCATCGTCTACCGATCGCCGCTGCTGCCTGTACTCGTGTTGATGACGTCGCTGTTCGCACTGTGCGTGGCGCTCCTGACCGTATGGTGGCTCGCGAAGGCGGGCATCGTCGTCTTGAACGGTCAGGTCCAAGGCATCCTCTTCATCCTCGTGATCGGAGCCGCGACCGACTACGCGCTCCTGTACGTGGCCCGCTTCAAGGAGGCCGTCGCCGATGGCGCGACGAAGTGGAACAGCGTCACGCGCGCCTGGCGCGGTGCGTTCGAGCCGATCCTCGCGTCGGGCGGCACGGTCATCGCCGGACTCCTGTGCCTGCTGCTGTCCGACCTGGCCACGAACCGGGCGCTGGGCCCCATCGCGTCCATCGGCATCGTGTTCGCCATGCTGTCGGCGCTCACGTTCCTGCCCGCGCTTCTCGCCCTCGTCGGCAAGGCGGCGTTCTGGCCATTCGTGCCGAAGCATCCCGCGACCCCCCTCCCGGACGATCTGACTCAGCCGGTCACCGGGTTCTGGGCGAAGCAGGCGCGTCTGGTGGCTCGTCATCCCCGGCGCGTGTGGATCATCACGACACTCGTCCTCGTGGCCGCGTGCGTGGGCGTGTTCCAGTTGAAGGCGGACGGCGTCCCCGCGAGTGATCTGGTGCTGGGCGCGTCCGAGGCGCGAGACGGGCAGGCTGTGCTGGCGGAGCACTTCCCGGGCGGATCCGGGAGTCCGGTCTATGTCATCGTCGCCGATGATCAGCTCGTGGACGCCGTCGGCGTCCTCGAGGAGAGCGACGGTGTGGAATCGGTAGCGGTGATCTCGGACGATTCTCCGACCGGCCAAGCATCGGTGGCGATCGAAGACGGCGAGCCGGTGTTCACGGCGCCCGGGCCGCCCGGTGGGGAGGCGCCAGAACCGACGATCGTCGATGGGGATGTGCTGCTCGTGGGCACGTTGACCGACACCGCGGATTCCGTGGCCGCCGAGGACACCGTCCGCGACCTGCGCGCGAGCCTCGACGAGGAACTGGGCTCCGGAGCCGCGCTCGTCGGTGGCGTCACCGCGACGGACATCGACACCAACGACACCTCGATCCGCGACCGGACGTTGATCATTCCGGTGATCCTGCTCGTCATCCTCGGCATCCTGATGCTGTTGCTGCGATCGATCGTCGCGCCGATCCTGCTGATCGTCAGCACCGTGATCTCGTTCGGTGCCGCCCTCGGAGTGAGTGCGCTCGTGTTCAACCACGTGTTCCACTTCCCCGGAGCAGATCCCGCGGTGCCCCTCTACGGGTTCGTGTTCCTCGTGGCGCTCGGGGTGGACTACAACATCTTCCTGATGTCACGAGTGCGAGAGGAAGCGCTCGTGCACGGCACCCGTCGCGGCATCCTGCGCGGGCTGGTCTCCACCGGCGGTGTGATCACCTCGGCCGGACTCGTGCTGGCAGCCACCTTCGCGGCGCTTGGCGTGATTCCGATCCTGTTCCTCGCACAGATCGCCTTCATCGTCGCGTTCGGCGTCCTGTTGGACACCTTCATCGTCCGCTCGCTGCTCGTGCCGGCACTCGCCTACGACATCGGCCCGGCGATCTGGTGGCCATCCAAGCTGTGGCGCCGGGGTCCGGAGAGGACGGATGCCGCGCCCGCCGTGGCCGAGCCGTCGACCGAGGGCGACGCGGCGACGGATGCCGCAGCCGATCCGGCGATGACCCGGGCGGACTACCGGCGTACCCTCGAAGAATGA
- a CDS encoding alpha/beta hydrolase, with protein sequence MRTESARRVRRISAVVAGLVAASLALSGCLYAMIPESGPTSTASAAPDTEGVSAELLPFYEQTLTWTDCGSGFDCTTVTAPLDWSDPSSGSIDLSVIRHRATGGDVIGSLLTNPGGPGASGVALIRDSLSFAVGDALQQRYDVIGFDPRGVGESTAVRCYDAADMDAYLFDIPQNPRGSDAWTAELNANSLAFAQACDAGSDGILPFITTDNAARDMDLLRAVLGDKKLNYLGYSYGTFLGATYAKIYPERVGRLVLDGAIDPAVSGLDVSTTQAVGFESALRAYMAACLTESDCPFRGSVDEGMADLGTLLASVDRAPIEASDGRMLGADSLMTAIIAALYSQDSWPYLTVALSDVLQGDADVAFQLADFYYGREGGTYSDNSTEAFRAYNCMDYPDDSTQEQKDASDAKIKAEAPTVAPYWSGPDPCAQWPYPPTGVREPISADGAAPILVVGTTNDPATPYEWSVSLAEQLSSGILITRVGEGHTGFNKGNACVDNAVEAYLLEGTVPDGDVRCE encoded by the coding sequence GTGAGAACCGAATCAGCGCGCCGCGTGCGCCGCATCTCCGCCGTCGTCGCAGGTCTCGTCGCGGCATCCCTGGCCCTGTCCGGGTGCCTCTACGCGATGATCCCCGAGTCGGGACCGACCTCGACCGCCAGCGCGGCGCCCGACACGGAAGGCGTCTCGGCCGAGCTGCTGCCGTTCTACGAGCAGACGCTGACCTGGACCGACTGCGGCTCCGGCTTCGACTGCACAACGGTGACGGCCCCGCTGGACTGGTCGGACCCGTCATCGGGCAGCATCGACCTGTCCGTCATCCGCCATCGGGCGACCGGTGGCGATGTGATCGGCTCGCTGCTGACCAACCCCGGCGGGCCGGGTGCCAGTGGCGTCGCACTGATCCGCGACTCGTTGTCGTTCGCGGTCGGCGACGCGCTGCAGCAGCGCTACGACGTCATCGGGTTCGACCCGCGCGGGGTCGGCGAGTCCACTGCCGTGCGGTGTTACGACGCCGCGGACATGGACGCGTACCTGTTCGACATCCCGCAGAACCCGCGGGGATCGGATGCATGGACGGCCGAGCTCAATGCGAACAGCCTCGCGTTCGCCCAGGCGTGCGACGCCGGCAGTGACGGCATCCTGCCCTTCATCACGACCGACAACGCCGCGCGTGACATGGACCTGTTGCGCGCCGTGCTGGGCGACAAGAAGCTCAACTACCTCGGCTACTCGTACGGCACGTTCCTCGGCGCCACCTACGCCAAGATCTACCCCGAGCGGGTCGGGCGCCTCGTGCTCGACGGCGCGATCGACCCGGCCGTGTCGGGGCTGGATGTCAGCACGACTCAGGCGGTCGGCTTCGAATCCGCGCTGCGCGCCTACATGGCGGCCTGCCTGACCGAGAGCGATTGCCCGTTCCGCGGAAGCGTCGATGAGGGGATGGCCGACCTCGGGACGCTGCTGGCGAGCGTGGACCGCGCGCCGATCGAGGCATCCGACGGTCGGATGCTGGGCGCGGACTCGCTCATGACGGCGATCATCGCCGCGCTGTACTCGCAGGACAGCTGGCCGTACCTCACGGTGGCGCTGAGCGACGTGCTGCAGGGCGATGCGGATGTCGCCTTCCAACTCGCCGACTTCTACTACGGCCGCGAGGGCGGGACGTACAGCGACAACTCGACCGAGGCGTTCCGTGCGTACAACTGCATGGACTATCCGGATGACTCCACCCAGGAGCAGAAGGACGCGTCCGACGCCAAGATCAAGGCCGAGGCGCCGACGGTCGCGCCGTACTGGTCGGGACCGGACCCCTGCGCGCAGTGGCCCTATCCGCCGACCGGAGTGCGCGAACCCATCTCCGCGGACGGCGCCGCGCCGATCCTGGTGGTCGGCACCACGAACGATCCCGCCACGCCGTACGAGTGGTCGGTGTCGCTGGCCGAGCAGCTCTCCTCCGGCATCCTGATCACCCGCGTCGGTGAGGGACACACCGGATTCAACAAGGGCAACGCCTGCGTGGACAACGCCGTCGAGGCGTATCTGCTGGAGGGCACGGTGCCTGACGGCGACGTCCGCTGCGAGTGA
- the tmk gene encoding dTMP kinase, translating into MTASAPESGSRGLFVTFEGGDGVGKTTQATLLQEWLTTAGRTVVRTREPGGTEVGVLVRDIVLHHRGEIAPRAEALLYAADRAHHIETFVRPALERGDVVIQDRYLDSSVAYQGAGRVLGSDEVRDLSLWATGGLLPDVTVLLDLDPSVARERLDADDKPFDRLESEKTAFHERVRAEFLALAAAEPDRFLVLDASRPAAELAEAVRERVTAALHPAA; encoded by the coding sequence GTGACCGCATCCGCACCCGAGTCGGGATCGCGCGGGCTGTTCGTGACGTTCGAAGGCGGCGACGGCGTCGGCAAGACGACGCAGGCGACGCTGCTGCAGGAGTGGCTGACCACGGCGGGGCGCACGGTCGTGCGCACCCGCGAGCCGGGCGGCACCGAGGTGGGAGTGCTCGTGCGCGACATCGTGCTGCACCACCGTGGCGAGATCGCCCCGCGCGCCGAAGCCCTCCTTTACGCCGCCGACCGTGCGCACCACATCGAGACGTTCGTGCGCCCCGCGCTCGAGCGGGGCGACGTGGTCATCCAGGACCGCTACCTCGACTCCTCCGTCGCGTACCAGGGGGCCGGACGGGTGCTCGGCAGCGACGAGGTCCGTGACCTGTCGCTGTGGGCGACCGGAGGGCTGCTGCCGGATGTCACGGTGCTGCTGGACCTCGATCCGTCGGTGGCGCGCGAACGTCTCGACGCCGACGACAAGCCGTTCGACCGCCTCGAGTCCGAGAAGACGGCGTTCCACGAGCGCGTGCGCGCCGAGTTCCTCGCACTGGCTGCGGCGGAACCCGACCGCTTCCTCGTGCTGGACGCGTCCCGGCCCGCCGCCGAGCTCGCCGAAGCTGTGCGCGAGCGCGTCACCGCCGCGCTGCACCCCGCCGCGTGA
- a CDS encoding DNA alkylation repair protein, producing MSESTAAELAEALASLASAAEQDKIRKRMTDPATEVRGVRMGALFDLAKAHTAMPLDEVDLLLQSDCYEERMAGVSILDFKARRRGITPEERRALYDLWMRRLDYIDTWDFIDRSAPRVVGGYLLDHPRDVLFELARSENLWHRRAAITAAFWIIRSGDLDDPVALCELLAADPERFVQTSVGVALREIGRVDQERLEAFLDRRGAELSAEARRTARTDL from the coding sequence GTGTCTGAGTCCACCGCGGCGGAACTGGCCGAGGCACTCGCCTCGCTGGCCTCCGCTGCGGAACAGGACAAGATCCGCAAGCGCATGACCGACCCGGCGACCGAGGTGCGCGGGGTGCGGATGGGTGCGCTGTTCGACCTGGCGAAGGCGCACACCGCGATGCCGCTGGACGAGGTCGACCTGCTGCTGCAATCGGACTGCTACGAGGAGCGGATGGCGGGAGTCAGCATCCTCGACTTCAAGGCGCGACGCCGCGGCATCACACCGGAGGAGCGACGCGCCCTCTACGACCTGTGGATGCGGCGACTCGACTACATCGACACCTGGGACTTCATCGACCGCTCCGCGCCGCGCGTCGTCGGCGGGTACCTGCTCGATCATCCGCGCGACGTGCTGTTCGAGCTGGCCCGCTCCGAGAACCTGTGGCACCGCCGTGCGGCCATCACGGCGGCGTTCTGGATCATCCGGTCCGGCGACCTCGATGACCCGGTCGCGCTGTGCGAACTGCTCGCAGCCGATCCGGAGCGCTTCGTGCAGACCTCCGTGGGTGTGGCGCTGCGGGAGATCGGCCGCGTCGACCAGGAACGGCTCGAGGCGTTCCTGGACCGCCGGGGTGCGGAGTTGTCTGCCGAAGCGCGGCGCACCGCCCGCACCGACCTCTGA